One window of the Suricata suricatta isolate VVHF042 chromosome 7, meerkat_22Aug2017_6uvM2_HiC, whole genome shotgun sequence genome contains the following:
- the LOC115296926 gene encoding zinc finger and SCAN domain-containing protein 31-like translates to MGSPGACSGEGGAGGGQPWSQGLSFWDNQPPAWEIFRQRFRRFCYQETPGPRGALRRLRELCGQWLRPETRRKEQILELLVLQQFLTIPPAELQARAREQHPESGEQHPESGEQAVAALEDLDRKRRHV, encoded by the coding sequence ATGGGGTCCCCAGGGGCTTGCAGTGGAGAaggtggagctggaggaggaCAGCCCTGGAGTCAGGGCCTCAGCTTTTGGGACAACCAGCCCCCTGCCTGGGAGATCTTCAGGCAGCGCTTCAGGCGCTTCTGCTACCAGGAGACCCCTGGACCCAGGGGGGCGCTGCGCCGGCTCCGCGAGCTGTGCGGCCAGTGGCTGCGGCCCGAGACGCGCCGCAAGGagcagatcctggagctgctggtgCTGCAGCAGTTCCTGACCATCCCGCCCGCGGAGCTCCAGGCCCGGGCGCGGGAGCAGCACCCGGAGAGCGGGGAGCAGCACCCGGAGAGCGGGGAGCAGGCGGTGGCCGCGCTGGAGGACCtggacagaaagaggagacacgTCTGA